The Amaranthus tricolor cultivar Red isolate AtriRed21 chromosome 6, ASM2621246v1, whole genome shotgun sequence genome has a segment encoding these proteins:
- the LOC130814490 gene encoding 60S ribosomal protein L18a-2-like isoform X1: MVQYRFHQYQVVGRALPSERDEHPRIYRMKLWATNEVRAKSKFWYFLRKLKKVKKSNGQVLAINEIYEKNPTVIKNYGIWLRYQSRTGYHNMYKEYRDTTLNGAVEHMYNEMASRHRVRAPCIQIIKTATVSDELCKRESTKQFHSQDIKFPMVFRKIRPPTRKLKTTYKASKPNLFM, encoded by the exons ATGGTTCAATACAGA TTCCATCAATACCAAGTTGTTGGGAGGGCTCTTCCTTCTGAGAGAGATGAGCATCCAAGGATCTATCGTATGAAGCTGTGGGCAACGAATGAAGTTCGTGCAAAATCCAAATTCTG GTATTTCTTAAGGAAGCTGAAAAAGGTTAAGAAAAGCAATGGTCAGGTCCTGGCCATTAATGAA ATATATGAGAAGAACCCAACTGTGATCAAGAACTACGGTATCTGGCTTCGTTACCAAAGCAGAACCGGTTACCACAACATGTATAAGGAGTACCGAGACACAACCTTGAATGGTGCTGTTGAGCACATGTACAATGAAATGGCGTCTCGCCACAGGGTTAGGGCCCCATGCATCCAAATCATCAAGACAGCTACAGTTTCTGATGAGCTTTGCAAGAGGGAAAGCACAAAACAATTCCACAGCCAGGACATTAAGTTCCCGATGGTGTTCAGGAAGATTAGACCTCCAACCAGGAAGCTCAAAACAACGTACAAGGCATCGAAGcctaacttgttcatgtaa
- the LOC130814491 gene encoding cytochrome b561 domain-containing protein At4g18260 isoform X1: MVSFKKKLPFIVISSSILHLPFCSCSPLREALPAFNHFKHDNLNSQLSPKMVYEVTIHGVLLWASMGFLMPLGILIIRFSGREQSTTRLKLSFYFHLIVQMLSVSVATMGAIMSIKTFENSFNNNHQRIGLALYGAIWVQAIIGFCRPLRGSKKRSIWYFLHWVIGTIICIVGILNIYTGLEAYKKRTKRSVTLWKVLFTAEICSMAFFYLFQDKWDYMQKQGPCLRDNGGQVSPSDDPESSINDKDLWREPCSKVNALKNLFN; the protein is encoded by the exons ATGGTGtcatttaaaaagaaattacCATTTATTGTGATATCGTCTTCTATCCTTCATCTTCCATTTTGTAGTTGCTCACCCCTTAGAGAAGCACTCCCAGCTTTCAATCACTTCAAACATGATAATCTCAATTCT CAATTAAGCCCAAAGATGGTATATGAAGTAACAATACATGGGGTTCTTCTATGGGCATCCATGGGATTCCTTATGCCTTTAGGGATACTCATCATCAGATTTTCCGGTAGAGAGCAGTCTACTACTCGACTCAAACTCTCTTTTTATTTCCATCTCATTGTACAG ATGTTGTCAGTATCAGTTGCCACGATGGGAGCAATTATGTCAATCAAAACTTTCGAGAATTCTTTTAACAACAACCATCAAAGAATTGGTTTAGCACTTTATGGAGCCATTTGGGTTCAAGCTATCATTGGTTTTTGTAGACCACTTAG AGGAAGCAAGAAAAGGAGCATATGGTATTTCCTTCATTGGGTAATAGGAACAATAATATGCATAGTGGGAATTTTGAATATATATACAGGATTAGAAGCTTATaagaaaagaacaaaaagaagtGTGACTCTTTGGAAGGTTCTATTCACAGCAGAAATATGTTCCATGgctttcttttatctttttcaagaTAAATGGGATTACATGCAAAAGCAAGGTCCTTGTTTAAGGGATAATGGTGGTCAAGTTAGTCCTTCTGATGATCCTGAAAGCTCTATTAATGATAAAGATTTGTGGAGGGAGCCTTGTTCTAAAGTCAATGCCCttaaaaatttgtttaattaa
- the LOC130814491 gene encoding cytochrome b561 domain-containing protein At4g18260 isoform X2 encodes MVYEVTIHGVLLWASMGFLMPLGILIIRFSGREQSTTRLKLSFYFHLIVQMLSVSVATMGAIMSIKTFENSFNNNHQRIGLALYGAIWVQAIIGFCRPLRGSKKRSIWYFLHWVIGTIICIVGILNIYTGLEAYKKRTKRSVTLWKVLFTAEICSMAFFYLFQDKWDYMQKQGPCLRDNGGQVSPSDDPESSINDKDLWREPCSKVNALKNLFN; translated from the exons ATGGTATATGAAGTAACAATACATGGGGTTCTTCTATGGGCATCCATGGGATTCCTTATGCCTTTAGGGATACTCATCATCAGATTTTCCGGTAGAGAGCAGTCTACTACTCGACTCAAACTCTCTTTTTATTTCCATCTCATTGTACAG ATGTTGTCAGTATCAGTTGCCACGATGGGAGCAATTATGTCAATCAAAACTTTCGAGAATTCTTTTAACAACAACCATCAAAGAATTGGTTTAGCACTTTATGGAGCCATTTGGGTTCAAGCTATCATTGGTTTTTGTAGACCACTTAG AGGAAGCAAGAAAAGGAGCATATGGTATTTCCTTCATTGGGTAATAGGAACAATAATATGCATAGTGGGAATTTTGAATATATATACAGGATTAGAAGCTTATaagaaaagaacaaaaagaagtGTGACTCTTTGGAAGGTTCTATTCACAGCAGAAATATGTTCCATGgctttcttttatctttttcaagaTAAATGGGATTACATGCAAAAGCAAGGTCCTTGTTTAAGGGATAATGGTGGTCAAGTTAGTCCTTCTGATGATCCTGAAAGCTCTATTAATGATAAAGATTTGTGGAGGGAGCCTTGTTCTAAAGTCAATGCCCttaaaaatttgtttaattaa
- the LOC130814493 gene encoding putative methyltransferase At1g22800, mitochondrial, whose amino-acid sequence MGALNPVFRNYCLSNWIRATSKEIRSAFCTGNVDGFTTSKVKIFDRDFKRIQRDRAAWLARPDDSFVNSVAENLLDRLEDCKKTFPTALCLGGSLKAIRRLLHGRGGIEKLIMMDTSLDMVRSCKDAEKDMPDQNVETSFVIGDEEFLPVKESSLDLVISCLGLHWTNDLPGAMIQCRMALKPDGLFLAAILGGETLKELRVACTLAQMEREGGISPRLSPLAQVRDAGNLLTRAGFTLPGVDVDEYTVKYENALQLIEHLRAMGETNALVQRNNILKKETALATAAIYQSMFGAEDGTVPATFQVIFMTGWKEHPSQQKAKRRGSATVSFQDIHNQFGSQHQ is encoded by the exons ATGGGAGCATTAAATCCCGTTTTCCGCAATTATTGTTTATCAAACTGGATTCGAGCAACTTCTAAAGAGATCAGAAGCGCATTCTGCACCGGCAATGTTGACGGATTCACTACTTCTAAAGTCAAAATTTTCGATCGTGATTTCAAACGTATACAG CGTGATCGAGCAGCATGGTTGGCACGCCCAGATGATTCATTTGTAAATTCTGTGGCTGAGAATCTTTTGGATCGCCTAGAG GATTGTAAAAAAACATTTCCTACCGCATTATGTTTGGGAGGCTCCCTAAAGGCAATAAGGCGTTTGTTGCATGGGCGGG GTGGCATTGAAAAGCTCATCATGATGGATACTTCTCTTGATATGGTCAGATCATGTAAAGATGCTGAGAAGGATATGCCTGACCAAAATGTTGAAACATCTTTTGTCATAGGTGATGAAGAGTTTCTACCAGTGAAAGAAAG tTCATTAGATCTGGTCATCAGCTGTTTAGGACTGCACTGGACAAATGATCTTCCTGGAGCCATGATACAG TGCAGGATGGCACTGAAGCCTGATGGACTCTTTTTAGCTGCTATTCTTGGTGGCGAAACATTGAA AGAATTGAGGGTAGCTTGTACCTTAGCACAAATGGAACGTGAAGGTGGCATAAGCCCTCGATTATCTCCTCTGGCACAG GTCCGAGATGCCGGCAATCTTTTGACAAGGGCAGGCTTCACCCTTCCAGGTGTTGATGTTGATGAATACACTGTTAAGTATGAAAATG CTTTGCAGTTGATTGAACATCTTCGTGCAATGGGTGAAACTAATGCTCTTGTGCAGAGGAACAAT ATTTTGAAGAAAGAGACGGCACTGGCAACGGCTGCTATCTATCAATCAATGTTTGGAGCAGAAGACGGCACTGTTCCGGCAACATTTCAG GTGATATTTATGACCGGATGGAAAGAGCACCCATCTCAACAGAAGGCTAAACGGAGGGGATCTGCTACTGTATCTTTTCAAGACATTCACAATCAATTTGGCAGTCAACATCAGTAG
- the LOC130814495 gene encoding urease accessory protein G, which yields MDSPNQHPHTHDHHHHHHHHHHHHDHDHTHEVKEAANTWVGADGKVYHSHDGLAPHTHEPIYSPGFFSRRARPLISRDFKERAFTVGIGGPVGTGKTALMLALCNVLRDKYSLAAVTNDIFTKEDGEFLIKHGALPEERIRAVETGGCPHAAIREDISINLGPLEELSNLFKADILLCESGGDNLAANFSRELADYIIYIIDVSGGDKIPRKGGPGITQADLLVINKTDIAAAVGADLGIMERDALRMRDGGPFVFAQVKHGLGVDEIVNHILHSWEAVTGLKKR from the exons ATGGATTCCCCGAATCAGCACCCTCATACTCATgatcatcaccatcaccatcaccatcaccatcaccatcatgatcatgatcacACCCATGA gGTCAAAGAAGCAGCAAATACGTGGGTGGGCGCAGACGGAAAAGTATATCATAGTCATGATGGATTAGCACCACATACTCATGAACCAATTTACTCCCCAGGCTTTTTCAGCAGAAGGGCACGTCCTTTGATTTCTAGGGATTTTAAGGAAAGGGCTTTTACTGTTGGTATTGGGGGTCCTGTTGGTACTGG GAAAACAGCTCTGATGCTGGCTTTGTGCAATGTTTTGAGAGACAAATATAGTCTTGCTGCT GTGACTAATGACATTTTTACAAAAGAAGATGGGGAATTCTTAATAAAGCATGGTGCACTTCCAGAGGAAAGGATTCGTGCTGTGGAAACAGGCGGCTGTCCGCATGCCGCTATTCGTGAAGATATCAGTATAAATCTTGGTCCTCTTGAAGAGCTTTCAAATTTATTCAAAGCAGACATACTTCTTTGTGAATCAGGAGGAG ATAATTTAGCTGCCAACTTTAGCAGGGAACTTGCAGACTACATCATTTACATAATAGACGTATCCGGTGGAGATAAAATTCCACGCAAAGGAGGGCCAGGCATTACTCAAGCTGACCTTCTT GTTATAAACAAGACTGACATTGCTGCTGCAGTTGGAGCTGATTTGGGTATCATGGAGCGAGATGCTCTTCGCATGCGGGATGGAGGTCCATTTGTCTTTGCTCAG GTGAAGCATGGATTAGGCGTAGATGAAATAGTCAACCACATCTTGCACTCATGGGAAGCGGTTACAGGGCTAAAAAAGCGATAG
- the LOC130814494 gene encoding malate dehydrogenase, chloroplastic-like has product MATAAATNMASASVASYNVKVGMVQKMKPSGLQMKSTFDFGNFSGLKAAASVSCESDSSFFGKDGVAALRNSFKTRAVRENTQSVTSLQPKVEASFKVAVLGAAGGIGQPLALLVKMSPLVSNLHLYDIANVKGVAADISHCNTPSEVLPFTGPEQLGDALKGVDVVVIPAGVPRKPGMTRDDLFNINAGIVKSLVEAVADNCPDAFIHIISNPVNSTVPIAAEVLKQKGVYNPKKLFGVTTLDVVRANTFVAQKKNLKLIDVDVPVIGGHAGITILPLLSKTRPSVSFSDEEVEELTVRIQNAGTEVVEAKAGAGSATLSMAYAAARFVESSLRALDGDSDVYECSFVQSELTELPFFASRVKLGKQGIEAFVNSDLQDLSDYESNGLEALKPELKASIEKGMAFANKQPVTA; this is encoded by the coding sequence ATGGCCACAGCAGCAGCTACAAACATGGCATCTGCTTCAGTTGCATCTTATAATGTGAAGGTAGGAATGGTCCAAAAAATGAAGCCATCTGGTCTGCAGATGAAATCCACCTTTGATTTTGGGAATTTTAGTGGTCTCAAAGCAGCAGCATCTGTAAGCTGTGAATCAGATTCATCTTTCTTTGGAAAAGATGGTGTTGCTGCTCTGCGTAATTCTTTCAAAACAAGAGCCGTGAGAGAAAACACTCAATCTGTTACCTCTCTACAGCCTAAGGTTGAAGCATCTTTCAAAGTGGCTGTCCTTGGAGCAGCAGGAGGAATCGGTCAGCCATTGGCACTCCTTGTCAAGATGTCCCCACTAGTTTCTAATCTCCATCTTTATGATATTGCTAATGTCAAGGGAGTTGCAGCTGACATTAGTCACTGTAATACACCCTCAGAGGTGTTACCTTTTACTGGCCCTGAGCAGTTGGGAGATGCCCTGAAAGGTGTAGATGTGGTTGTGATCCCGGCTGGAGTTCCCAGAAAACCAGGGATGACTCGAGATGATCTCTTTAATATCAATGCTGGTATAGTGAAAAGTTTGGTCGAAGCTGTTGCTGACAACTGTCCAGATGCCTTTATTCACATAATAAGCAATCCAGTGAATTCAACTGTGCCTATTGCTGCAGAGGTGCTGAAACAAAAGGGTGTTTATAATCCTAAGAAACTCTTTGGTGTAACTACTCTGGACGTTGTTAGGGCTAACACATTTGTTGCTCAAAAGAAGAATTTAAAACTCATTGATGTTGATGTCCCGGTGATCGGTGGACATGCTGGTATAACCATATTGCCATTGTTATCTAAGACAAGACCGTCCGTGAGCTTTTCTGATGAAGAGGTAGAAGAACTAACCGTAAGAATTCAGAATGCTGGGACAGAGGTTGTGGAAGCCAAAGCTGGGGCTGGTTCTGCCACACTGTCTATGGCATATGCTGCTGCTAGATTCGTCGAGTCTTCTCTACGTGCTCTTGACGGAGACTCAGATGTCTACGAGTGCTCGTTTGTGCAGTCAGAGTTAACTGAGCTTCCCTTTTTTGCATCGAGAGTTAAGCTAGGAAAGCAGGGGATTGAAGCTTTTGTCAATTCTGATCTGCAAGACCTGAGCGACTATGAGTCCAATGGTCTTGAAGCTCTCAAGCCAGAGCTAAAGGCCAGCATTGAGAAGGGTATGGCTTTTGCCAACAAACAACCCGTCACTGCTTAA